In Humulus lupulus chromosome 7, drHumLupu1.1, whole genome shotgun sequence, the following are encoded in one genomic region:
- the LOC133788925 gene encoding uncharacterized protein LOC133788925 → MALPQSISVLFLVLVLARIEISTCQVFKAKVSCLDCTPNPKTDLSGIKVLVKCDKVKKMAMATTENDGSFEAEVPTDNKTPQRPLNCLAKLLGGPNQLYASSKTMVSQIVQTHSNSFTISTPLSFYNSCPSTIAHAKCEANKKWDSSKTIDLPLPPQWGLAPSSYYIPFFPIIGIP, encoded by the exons ATGGCACTTCCTCAGTCAATCTCAGTGCtttttcttgttcttgttctagCCAGGATTGAGATTTCTACATGCCAAGTCTTCAAGGCCAAGGTCTCTTGCCTAGATTGCACTCCCAATCCCAAAACTGATCTCTCAG GTATTAAAGTTCTAGTGAAGTGTGACAAGGTGAAAAAGATGGCTATGGCTACTACAGAAAATGATGGGTCTTTTGAGGCAGAGGTTCCCACAGACAACAAAACACCCCAAAGACCTTTGAATTGCCTAGCCAAGCTTCTTGGTGGCCCAAACCAGCTCTATGCTTCATCCAAAACCATGGTATCTCAGATTGTCCAGACCCATTCCAACTCTTTCACCATTTCAACTCCACTTTCATTTTATAACTCTTGCCCTTCAACCATAGCTCATGCTAAATGTGAAGCCAATAAGAAGTGGGATTCTTCCAAGACTATTGATCTGCCATTGCCACCACAGTGGGGCTTGGCTCCATCTAGCTACTATATCCCTTTCTTCCCTATTATAGGAATCCCATGA